Proteins encoded in a region of the Halioglobus maricola genome:
- a CDS encoding LssY C-terminal domain-containing protein produces the protein MTHSTQSVVRLMRSSALYLLLLPIIVACASRPYDGAAVGSADFLQRAVILEQGDIRVSAAVPTAEEAAALTGLDLYAQGIQPIWLKVENRSPTRARMVTHSIDPDYYSPIEVAYMNRRGYSSQGYDAMQRWFHENSMPRFVPPGETRSGLVFSHLRPGSKAFNLNLIHGGTALDFTFFVPLPGFVPDFLEVNFDSLYTSAETAELSPAELRTRLEEELACCGTNVEGTEYGAPFNAVLVGTGQAVRRAMLRGGWLETSRETEALDRARLQSYRGREPDAIFTQWRRDGNERIQMHLWLAPWQVDGEAVWLAQVFYYADSLRLLSLLEGEGHSTGGSLFFARESVTADIDSAQRFLFQNLWYHGSLAKVAYVTGVGEVSIEEPRTGFGGEAYFTDGLRLVAFLSEDTLALDETRFLFDGQAGVKKSEAALFDGRQVSPPNDRLHIEQKGHLTIATAVPSKEETRAIFGMDLYARNIQPVWVQVENKSESMMYLTPMGVDRAYFTPRETAHRSRADYTTGFASRFESVGHARLAVAPQSIQSAYIFTRVDEGTKSFNVDVVGDGRAYLMSFHVPVPGLRLDHHEVDIAALYPQESVRDVTLEQLVAELETMPCCVRDSAGEDKGDPLNIAFVGDGRDMYYALMRAGWDETETIYGTSLLKTAASALLGDTYRYSPVSALYVFGRGQDAALQRARTSINERNHLRVWMSPLRHEGKPVWIGQISRDIGVRFTRKTITTHKIDPDVDETREFLLEDLAFSQGIKAFGYVGGVGSADYDQPRGNLTGDPYFTDGNRLVMWLSHEPVGLDEILPLNLTPYHTGHIGP, from the coding sequence GTGACCCATAGCACTCAGAGTGTGGTGCGATTGATGCGTAGTTCTGCATTATATCTGCTGTTGTTGCCGATAATTGTGGCCTGTGCATCCCGGCCGTACGACGGTGCTGCCGTAGGCAGTGCCGATTTCTTGCAGCGCGCTGTGATTCTTGAGCAAGGGGATATACGGGTATCGGCGGCGGTACCCACCGCAGAGGAGGCTGCCGCCCTCACCGGGCTTGATCTCTATGCCCAGGGGATACAGCCTATTTGGTTGAAAGTTGAAAACCGCAGCCCGACGCGCGCCCGGATGGTGACGCACAGTATTGACCCGGATTACTACTCGCCAATTGAAGTCGCCTATATGAACCGGCGGGGTTACAGCAGCCAGGGCTACGACGCCATGCAGCGCTGGTTTCATGAGAACAGTATGCCCCGCTTTGTTCCGCCGGGTGAGACCCGCAGCGGCCTTGTCTTCTCTCACCTGCGTCCCGGCTCCAAAGCTTTTAATCTGAACTTGATCCACGGGGGCACCGCACTGGACTTTACGTTCTTCGTGCCACTCCCGGGTTTCGTGCCTGATTTTCTCGAGGTGAACTTTGACTCGCTCTACACCTCAGCCGAAACCGCTGAGCTCAGCCCTGCTGAATTGCGGACCAGGCTCGAAGAGGAACTGGCCTGTTGCGGTACCAATGTAGAAGGGACTGAATACGGAGCGCCTTTTAACGCAGTTTTAGTGGGCACTGGACAAGCCGTGCGGCGCGCCATGTTACGAGGCGGCTGGCTGGAGACGTCGCGCGAGACGGAAGCGCTTGATCGAGCGAGATTGCAGTCCTACCGTGGCCGTGAGCCCGATGCTATCTTTACCCAGTGGCGCCGGGACGGTAACGAACGAATTCAGATGCATCTGTGGTTGGCACCCTGGCAGGTGGATGGAGAGGCCGTCTGGCTCGCCCAGGTCTTTTACTACGCCGACAGTCTCAGACTACTCTCACTTCTCGAGGGCGAAGGCCACAGCACCGGTGGATCATTGTTTTTTGCGCGCGAAAGCGTGACCGCCGATATCGATAGCGCTCAACGCTTTCTGTTTCAGAACCTCTGGTATCACGGGTCCCTGGCGAAGGTGGCCTATGTGACGGGTGTTGGCGAAGTCTCCATCGAAGAACCGAGAACCGGGTTCGGTGGAGAGGCCTATTTTACCGATGGATTGCGGCTGGTGGCCTTTCTCTCAGAGGATACGCTTGCGCTGGATGAAACTCGATTCCTGTTTGATGGGCAGGCGGGGGTGAAGAAGAGTGAGGCGGCCTTGTTTGATGGGCGCCAGGTGTCACCGCCCAACGACCGGCTGCATATTGAACAGAAAGGTCATTTAACGATTGCCACCGCCGTGCCGAGTAAGGAGGAGACCCGTGCAATATTCGGCATGGATCTCTATGCCAGGAATATCCAGCCGGTCTGGGTGCAGGTGGAGAATAAGAGTGAGTCTATGATGTACCTCACTCCCATGGGCGTCGACAGGGCTTACTTCACACCTCGAGAGACAGCTCATCGCAGTCGGGCCGACTACACCACGGGATTCGCCAGCCGTTTCGAAAGTGTCGGTCACGCCAGGCTGGCAGTGGCGCCCCAGAGTATCCAATCCGCCTACATATTCACCCGCGTTGACGAGGGTACCAAATCATTCAATGTCGATGTCGTGGGCGATGGCCGCGCGTATCTAATGAGCTTTCACGTGCCGGTTCCTGGTTTGCGCCTGGATCACCACGAAGTGGATATTGCAGCGCTCTATCCCCAGGAGAGCGTCCGTGATGTGACTCTTGAACAACTGGTTGCTGAATTGGAGACAATGCCCTGCTGCGTGCGCGATTCAGCCGGCGAGGACAAGGGCGACCCACTGAATATTGCCTTTGTTGGCGATGGCCGTGATATGTATTACGCGCTGATGCGGGCAGGGTGGGATGAAACGGAGACCATTTACGGGACCTCATTGCTTAAAACTGCAGCATCGGCTCTCCTGGGTGACACTTACCGGTACTCTCCGGTGAGTGCTCTTTATGTGTTTGGCCGCGGTCAGGATGCGGCCTTGCAGCGGGCGCGGACGAGCATCAACGAACGCAATCACCTGCGAGTTTGGATGTCGCCCCTGCGCCACGAGGGCAAGCCAGTGTGGATCGGGCAGATTAGTCGCGATATCGGTGTGCGCTTTACCCGCAAGACGATTACCACGCACAAGATAGACCCCGACGTGGATGAGACCCGTGAGTTCCTGCTGGAAGACCTGGCGTTTAGCCAGGGCATCAAAGCATTCGGCTATGTCGGCGGTGTGGGAAGCGCTGACTACGATCAGCCACGCGGCAATCTGACGGGCGATCCGTACTTCACCGATGGGAACAGGCTGGTGATGTGGCTGTCGCATGAGCCGGTGGGCCTCGATGAAATCCTTCCCCTGAATCTGACGCCCTACCACACAGGCCACATAGGCCCCTAG
- a CDS encoding phospholipase D family protein has product MQRDSLPRVLHAPWILLSFLIVLAGCSSAGLKEDRPERMVSHALEPAKSGVLADMAAEIAREHGQDRSGFKILDSSYDGLLWRLAMIDSATTSLDIQTYLWYPDFSGRLILERAILASQRGVKVRLIVDDLILHGHDQLIANLHAAPNIDFGLFNPWENRGTMANRAGEMLAQMERLNTRMHDKLMIVDGHAVVVGGRNIGDHYFGLSDTYNFHDTDLLGVGHIAQQANGMFDMFWNSEWVVTADALTTEPDRDIAREQRKVLQDSAANAPVLAAFPRSPKDWTEDWRALAPELRIGRSKLVYDEAAAEQITQTMKNGMFNFFNLAQEELLIQNAYVIPQEEALTFIQSKTDAGVRVRLMTNSLASHDVPAVNSHYEPWRDDFVRVGVDLWEFRAHPEIQKSIIDVAPAKAEFSGLHSKCAVADRRYVFIGSMNLDPRSRNINTEMGAMIDSPALAEDLVKILERNMSGANGWHVQMNSEGDLTWQNDTETLDRQPARDTTQRVMNVLMKLGPRDQY; this is encoded by the coding sequence ATGCAAAGAGATAGCCTACCCCGGGTGCTACACGCACCCTGGATTCTATTGTCGTTTCTTATTGTGTTGGCAGGGTGCAGTTCGGCAGGCCTCAAAGAAGATCGGCCTGAGCGCATGGTCAGTCACGCTCTCGAACCTGCAAAAAGTGGCGTCCTCGCTGATATGGCGGCGGAAATCGCCCGGGAACACGGGCAGGACCGCTCTGGATTCAAGATATTGGACAGCAGCTATGACGGTTTGTTGTGGCGGCTGGCGATGATCGATTCCGCCACCACCTCGCTGGATATCCAGACCTACCTCTGGTATCCCGATTTCAGTGGTCGCCTAATATTGGAGCGAGCGATTCTTGCGTCCCAGCGCGGCGTCAAGGTGCGGCTGATTGTCGATGACCTTATTCTGCATGGCCACGATCAGTTGATCGCCAACCTGCATGCAGCACCCAATATCGATTTCGGTTTGTTCAATCCCTGGGAGAACCGCGGGACCATGGCAAATCGGGCCGGTGAAATGCTCGCCCAGATGGAGCGCCTGAATACCAGGATGCACGACAAGTTGATGATCGTCGATGGGCATGCTGTCGTCGTCGGTGGCAGAAATATCGGCGACCACTATTTCGGGCTTAGTGATACCTACAATTTCCACGATACCGACTTGTTAGGCGTCGGCCATATCGCACAGCAGGCCAATGGCATGTTCGATATGTTCTGGAACAGTGAGTGGGTGGTCACGGCGGATGCACTCACCACTGAACCTGATCGTGACATCGCCCGGGAACAGCGCAAGGTTCTGCAGGACTCAGCAGCCAACGCGCCGGTACTGGCTGCTTTTCCCAGAAGCCCAAAGGATTGGACAGAGGACTGGCGGGCGCTTGCGCCAGAGCTCCGTATAGGCCGCAGTAAGCTCGTCTACGATGAAGCGGCAGCGGAGCAGATTACCCAGACGATGAAGAACGGCATGTTCAATTTCTTCAATCTGGCGCAGGAAGAGCTTCTGATTCAGAACGCCTACGTTATTCCGCAGGAAGAAGCGCTAACGTTTATCCAATCCAAGACCGACGCTGGCGTGCGGGTTAGGCTGATGACCAACTCGCTTGCTTCTCATGATGTACCCGCAGTAAACAGCCACTATGAGCCCTGGCGTGATGATTTTGTCCGGGTGGGTGTGGACCTGTGGGAATTTCGTGCTCATCCGGAGATACAGAAAAGCATCATTGATGTGGCGCCGGCAAAAGCGGAGTTCAGTGGCTTACACAGCAAGTGCGCGGTGGCTGATCGACGATATGTGTTCATCGGTTCGATGAACCTCGATCCACGTTCCCGGAATATCAATACCGAGATGGGAGCGATGATCGACTCGCCGGCGCTGGCCGAAGACCTGGTGAAAATCCTGGAGCGAAATATGAGCGGTGCGAATGGTTGGCATGTCCAGATGAACAGCGAGGGCGACCTTACCTGGCAGAACGACACAGAGACTCTGGACAGGCAACCGGCGCGTGATACGACCCAGCGTGTGATGAACGTGTTGATGAAACTTGGTCCTCGGGACCAGTACTGA